Within Candidatus Rubrimentiphilum sp., the genomic segment TTGCAAGGGCGATGATCGCGCCGTCGTACCACTTCGCTTGCGCCAAGCCGGCTTCGGCCTCGGCCGGTTCCAGCGACGCCGGGCCCTCGACGAGACCATACGTCCGCCGTATGCCGGCCTGCGATTGGGCAACATTCAAAGATGCGCCGGACGGCAGCGATGCTGCCATCTTCTTGCGCTGCGTTTCATCAATCGTGCCGTCAAAACGCACGGTTCTCGCCCAATTCACGGTGTGTCAACCGTTAGCCGCGTGAGCGAATTCTTCCCGGGCCTCGTGCTCGGCATCGGCAAGAACGTCGCCTGGGTGGCGTTGGACGGCGAACAGCAGCCTCGCATCGCCACGCTCAAACGCGCGCGCGGAAAACGCGAAATGCCGGTTTCAGGCGATCGGGTTGAAGCGCAAGTGCTCGAGGACGGCAGTGCGCTTATCGAACGCGTTCTGCCGCGCACGGCGATTCTCGAACGCCGGATCGCGCAGGGGCGATCGAAAGTCATGGCGGCCAACGTCGACACGCTTGTGACGGTCACGTCGCTTGCGGATCCGCCGCCGCGCCTGACGACGCTCGATCAACTCCTGGCGTACGCCGAGCTCGAGGAAATCGCAGCCATCGTCATCTTCACCAAACCCGATCGCGCCGCGCCGAGCCTTCGCAAGGAGCTTGCCGCGCTCTACGAGTCACTCGGCTACGACACGCTGGTCGTCAATCCGAAGACAGGTCAGAACATGGACGCGCTTCGAGCTAAGCTCGATGGGCGGCACTCAATGCTGGCCGGCGTTTCAGGCGTCGGCAAGAGCTCGATCTTCCGCGCCCTCGGCGGCGTGGCCGTGGTCGGTGAACTCTCGAGTGCCGGGCTTGGCAAGCAGACCACCAGCGCTGCCAGACTCTATCGGCTGCCGGCCGGCTTCCTTATAGATAGCCCCGGCGTAGCCGAATTTGGACTCGGTCAAGTGACGCCGGCCGAACTCGTTCACAGCTTCCGGGAGCTGCGCGAACACGCGGCCGCTTGCCGTTTCACCGACTGCAGCCACCTGAACGAACCCGCTTGCGCGGTCAAGGCGGCGCTGGGGGCAGGCAGCATCGCTCCGAGCCGCTACGAAAGCTACCGCCGCATCCTGGAAATGTGCTATACTCCGCCTCGTGCCTAACATCAAAGCAGCCGAAAAATGGATGCGCGGAACCGCGCGCCGCAGCGCCCGCAACCTCGACGTGAAGACGCGACTGAAGACCCTCTACAAGAAGGCCGCGACCACCGGCGGCGAGATGGTGCAAGAAGTCGAGGGTCAGTTCGACAAAGCCGCGCGCAAGGGCATCATTCACCCGAACAAGGCGGCGCGCAAGAAATCGCGGCTTGCCAAAGCGACAGCCAAGACCGCCGCTCCGGCCGCGGCCGCCAAGAAGCCCGCCAGGAAAACGGCTGCCCGCAAGACTTCGAAGAAAAAAGCCTAGCTCGCCGTCGTAGTACGGTCTCCCATGTTGGCAGTCCGAACCGCGTCATAGATCCGCCGCCGGAATTCGGCGGCCGCCGAAGCCCGCGTTTGTACGCTCTCGACCGGCAGGTACGCGGTGACCTCCAAGCTCGCTTCATTTACCCCGGTTAGCGTTATGGGCGCGCCCCGTGATGCCCGGCTCGCTAACGCTTCGAGCTCGTGATAGTTTCCTTTCCACGGAACCGTCACAGTCACGGCCATAATTTGCTCGGGCGATCCGAGGGAGTAGTTGATGAGCACCGACCCGGCTACTTTTTCGTTCGGAATAACCACCGGATTCTTTTGCGCATCCAAGAGCGTCGTGCTGCGCCACTGGATATCGGTGACTTCGCCTTCAACACCGAAGTCGAATTTCACGAAATCTCCCGGGCGTATCTGACGCGATGCAACGATGTGCACGCCGGAAAAGAGATTTGCGAGCGTATCGCGCAACGCGAGCGCGACGGCCAGCCCTCCCAGCCCAAGCGTAGTTAACAGCGGCGCGATTGCGACGCCGAACGTGCTTAGCACCGTCACGATTCCGACGACCAGCACCGCGCCCTGCACGACGTTGGCGTAGAGCGAGGCGGAAAACATGCGTTTGTCCGCTTGCCGTCCATAAGCCGTAACAGCGGTTGCCAGAAAACGCGCTAATACCCAGGTCACCGACAGAATCGCCAGCGCCGAGATGATGCGGTCGACGAAGAGTCCCGTTCGCGGAGTCAATGCAACGTTTCCGAGGCCGACGTACACGCCGGCGAGTGCGCACCACAAGACCGTAACGCTGCCGACGATCTCAGCGATCGCCGCGACAGATTCCCAACCCTGGCGCTTTGCAATCCGGCGCAACGGAAGCAGCAGCCCGAACTGCACGATCAGGCCTACGATGATTCCGCCCAGGAGCCACACCAGCGGCAGCCAGGCCGCGCTGTTTACGTTCATCCAGCCATCACATCACGGATCGACGTTAATCGCAAGCCTTGTCGTATGGGTCTTATGCGCCAGCGGCTGTACACGCGCACGCACCGCACCCCGCATCGGCTCGCCCTGCATTCCTTTGAGTGCGATTCTGAAGCGCCACTCGTCGTTCAGGCGCGCGATCGGAAACGGCGCCGGTCCCAAGACTTCGCCCACGCCGGCGGTTTCGAGCGCCGCGGCATACTTGCGAGCCTGCTCCAGCGCCTGCGGGCGATTGCGGCCGAATATGCCGAGATACAGCAGCTCGCAGGCCGGCGGATAGCGAAGCGCGATGCGGTCTGCCAGTTCTTGCCGCGCGAAGCCGGTGTAATCGTGTGCCGCCGCTCGTACGATCGCGGGATGCTTCGGCGAATACGTTTGCACGATCGCCTCCCCGGGCCGAGCCCGGCCGCTGCGCCCGCACACTTGCATGATCAATGAAAACGTGCGCTCGGCGGCGCGAAAATCCGGAGCATGCAGGCCGATGTCGGCGGCCACGACGCCGACGAGCGTCACTGCGGGGAAATCCAACCCCTTGGCGACCATCTGCGTGCCGACCAGCACGTGGCCTTCTTCGCCAAATGCGTCCAGCAGGCGGGCGTGATCGCCGATACGCGTGGTCGTGTCGCTATCCATCCGGATCACGCGCGCGGCCGGATATAGGCGCTGCACTTCTTCGGCCACACGCTGCGTTCCGACGCCGAGCTCGCGAATGGACTCGCTGCCGCAACTCTCGCAAGCGTTTGGGATCGGACGCTGCGCGTCGCAGTAGTGACAGCGCAGTAATCCTTCCGCGCGGTGCACGGTAAGCGAGACGCTGCAGCGCGCGCATTCGGGCACGTTTCCGCAGGCCCGGCACAACAAGAAATTGCCGCTTCCGCGACGATTGACGAAGAGCACGCTCTTCTCACCGCGCTGCATGCGGTCATCGAGCGCCTGCGATAGGCTGCTGCTAAATATCCGCCGGTTACCCGCCTCGAATTCCTGCGCCATGTCCACAATGCGCACGACCGGTAATTCCTGTCCCGTTGCGCGTTTGGGCAGTTCGTAGAGTTCAACGCGACCCGCCAGTACGTCCGCATAGCTTTCCAGCGGCGGCGTCGCACTGCCGAGCAAGAGTACACCTTGTTCCAACCGCATGCGCTCGCGTCCGACGCGAACGGCATTATAGCGCGGTGACGTGTCTTGCTTGTACGACGTCTCTTGCGCTTCATCGATTACCAGCAGACGCACGTCGCGCATGGGAGCAAACACCGCGCTGCGGGCACCCACAACCACATCTACCACGCCACCTGCGCAGGCTTGCCACGCATCGAAACGCTCGCGTTCTGAAAGCGCCGAGTGCAGCACCGCAACCCGTTCGCCGAAGGCTTGCTCGAAGCGGCGCGCGATCTGCGGTGTCAGCGAGATCTCCGGAACCAGGACGATCGCCCGGCCGCCGGAGCGCAACACGTCTTTGATCGCCTCAATATAAACGAACGTTTTTCCGCTTCCTGTAATTCCGTGCAGCAGCACTTCCGAATGCTCGCGGCGCGCAAGTTTCGCCGATAACGCGTCAATGGCCGAACGCTGCTCCGGCGTCGGATCAAAGACCGGCGGCGGCAGGGTTTCGCGGCGCGGCGCGCGCGCCGGAACGATCTCTTCTTCTCGTATTGCTCCAGCCTTTACGGCGCGCGCAATGATGGCGGTAGAAAAGCCGGCCAGTAGCGCGTCAGCGCGCGGAACGCCGGGCTGCGCACGCACGAATTCGAGTAAGGCCTGTGCCTTCGGACCTTTTATCGCGCCGTCGCCCGGATGCAAGACCTTAATGCGATATTCGTGCGTGCGCGCATCGATAAACCGGCGCTCGCGACGAAGCTCGCCGGCGCGTACGAGAGCATTCAGATAGCGCAGCAGCGCGGTCCGGTCGCCAGCGCGGCGAGCTTCAGGGTGGCGGAGCAATTGATCGAGCGAAAAGCCCTCGGCCAAATCATCCCATATGAGCGACAGCAACCGATCCGGGACCGACGCGAAGCGCTCGCGGTCCGGTTGCATTGTGACACGCACGAACGTGTCGACCGTGCGCGGCACTGCGCCCGCCAGGACGACGGTAGACAGCGCTTCGCCGAGCGTACACAGATAATGCGCCGCGACGAACTT encodes:
- the rsgA gene encoding ribosome small subunit-dependent GTPase A; this translates as MSEFFPGLVLGIGKNVAWVALDGEQQPRIATLKRARGKREMPVSGDRVEAQVLEDGSALIERVLPRTAILERRIAQGRSKVMAANVDTLVTVTSLADPPPRLTTLDQLLAYAELEEIAAIVIFTKPDRAAPSLRKELAALYESLGYDTLVVNPKTGQNMDALRAKLDGRHSMLAGVSGVGKSSIFRALGGVAVVGELSSAGLGKQTTSAARLYRLPAGFLIDSPGVAEFGLGQVTPAELVHSFRELREHAAACRFTDCSHLNEPACAVKAALGAGSIAPSRYESYRRILEMCYTPPRA
- the rpsT gene encoding 30S ribosomal protein S20, whose amino-acid sequence is MPNIKAAEKWMRGTARRSARNLDVKTRLKTLYKKAATTGGEMVQEVEGQFDKAARKGIIHPNKAARKKSRLAKATAKTAAPAAAAKKPARKTAARKTSKKKA
- a CDS encoding mechanosensitive ion channel family protein codes for the protein MNVNSAAWLPLVWLLGGIIVGLIVQFGLLLPLRRIAKRQGWESVAAIAEIVGSVTVLWCALAGVYVGLGNVALTPRTGLFVDRIISALAILSVTWVLARFLATAVTAYGRQADKRMFSASLYANVVQGAVLVVGIVTVLSTFGVAIAPLLTTLGLGGLAVALALRDTLANLFSGVHIVASRQIRPGDFVKFDFGVEGEVTDIQWRSTTLLDAQKNPVVIPNEKVAGSVLINYSLGSPEQIMAVTVTVPWKGNYHELEALASRASRGAPITLTGVNEASLEVTAYLPVESVQTRASAAAEFRRRIYDAVRTANMGDRTTTAS
- the priA gene encoding primosomal protein N', whose translation is MPLSYDARDLELRIGDVVRVPLGSREHVAFVVSEPRTVEADRPLRAVNAHAGVPRAFDEIGLQLAKFVAAHYLCTLGEALSTVVLAGAVPRTVDTFVRVTMQPDRERFASVPDRLLSLIWDDLAEGFSLDQLLRHPEARRAGDRTALLRYLNALVRAGELRRERRFIDARTHEYRIKVLHPGDGAIKGPKAQALLEFVRAQPGVPRADALLAGFSTAIIARAVKAGAIREEEIVPARAPRRETLPPPVFDPTPEQRSAIDALSAKLARREHSEVLLHGITGSGKTFVYIEAIKDVLRSGGRAIVLVPEISLTPQIARRFEQAFGERVAVLHSALSERERFDAWQACAGGVVDVVVGARSAVFAPMRDVRLLVIDEAQETSYKQDTSPRYNAVRVGRERMRLEQGVLLLGSATPPLESYADVLAGRVELYELPKRATGQELPVVRIVDMAQEFEAGNRRIFSSSLSQALDDRMQRGEKSVLFVNRRGSGNFLLCRACGNVPECARCSVSLTVHRAEGLLRCHYCDAQRPIPNACESCGSESIRELGVGTQRVAEEVQRLYPAARVIRMDSDTTTRIGDHARLLDAFGEEGHVLVGTQMVAKGLDFPAVTLVGVVAADIGLHAPDFRAAERTFSLIMQVCGRSGRARPGEAIVQTYSPKHPAIVRAAAHDYTGFARQELADRIALRYPPACELLYLGIFGRNRPQALEQARKYAAALETAGVGEVLGPAPFPIARLNDEWRFRIALKGMQGEPMRGAVRARVQPLAHKTHTTRLAINVDP